The Kluyveromyces marxianus DMKU3-1042 DNA, complete genome, chromosome 6 genome window below encodes:
- the CIN1 gene encoding Cin1p: MSETIRQSRDELIQSLHVGMSDFSVVDKTIQVIQFFEVDPLMLERELPALISKLSSHYLSAEEDTQLKISRIYYQFAKIFLNRRVRVHIPVNIYDLKPVLQLLTRKDNWYCEYFLMSWLTMLVMSPFKFDNDTDIMKAVAKFDNVALIKPLQSMVKAELWSRNERLYVLPDDLMQMDIIDLNYFLKMLKHKSKYPFTTEQLTGMTEHITSLTSFNNELEGLYLLKLLPKLTILLADSEETWQCIYDIIFWLTSSINLSFTDLRFKLAKTVSKIVLFISNSNPTSAEMIVEDCVEDTEKMIQTNTNDSMDAERLHTLLLVLAEFCRNKLLTVSQIEAFTSNILPTVSKFQQKRMMSTQGHQIRDAGNFFCWSLSRDYTNIPLPCLEEMFLSLLFTANFDHSPLIRKSAMAALQECLGRQGNKFLDNVVVVRLVEIHLGQLSNARLLYQLFKDKYSQYCEKMVEWLVLFTIGKDYEFQLVKSTTDLLSTMISEFKDDEFNKLVNKFNLKLAELGLRNRDTDICARSSYLNFKIGCQTLTIQKDILDVLHKYSIPKVWNEQVSFQALSELYGLLSLAKRGHPLSKDLAERVFMIVRNVKSNDYNHQDISNLFNELVFHISKHDECFLDDETKQFFWKTFDNLFKFEQPLVCSAAPFLYEHQFISLFYDVVPKISCEFKGKMINSLSEALPSYEINDDLKQFLKDVLLFLEDYTTTNQGDVGRITRLSTINLIAKHMELFQDAAFSEILQVNLLRLMGEPATELREKSFELLCRFENVHFPDMPFDSKIIALYHNFYKWNREFWKGYFFSAGAIHSTDKQISSAVDQLMAYYITLDEEERLRTVNEFVRIIPSASELKELQENNSKKNLVGAIRKDGTKTILTFMNGWCRLLESGLELPNDFSSGGFFARVYNLQLAAKSVSITTYSFKLLTSLVCNQLLNETQASKQLANSLIGIFLKGFTKMKHKTTFSNTQKVALELLIQIYMCSNKTESIALLKDNSESPQQLCTLDHTLLFL; encoded by the coding sequence ATGTCTGAAACCATTCGACAGTCTAGAGATGAGCTAATACAATCTTTGCATGTTGGAATGTCAGACTTTTCAGTTGTTGACAAAACAATACAAGTGatccaattcttcgaaGTCGACCCCCTTATGCTGGAAAGGGAGCTGCCTGCACTAATATCAAAACTATCATCGCATTATCTTtctgcagaagaagataccCAACTTAAGATATCGCGAATCTACTATCAATTTGCTAAGATCTTTCTAAACAGAAGAGTACGAGTACACATCCCGGTTAATATCTATGATCTCAAACCGGTTTTACAATTACTGACAAGAAAGGATAACTGGTACTGCGAATACTTCTTGATGTCGTGGCTCACCATGCTAGTTATGTCACCATTTAAGTTTGATAATGATACCGATATCATGAAAGCGGTAGCTAAGTTTGATAATGTGGCATTGATCAAACCATTGCAATCAATGGTGAAAGCAGAACTGTGGTCAAGAAATGAAAGGCTTTATGTATTACCAGATGATTTAATGCAAATGGATATCATTGATCTTaattatttcttgaagatgttgaaacATAAATCGAAATACCCTTTCACTACTGAACAATTGACAGGAATGACGGAACATATCACGTCTTTGACCTCCTTTAATAACGAATTAGAAGGTCTCTATTTATTAaaacttcttccaaagctAACTATCTTGTTGGCAGACTCAGAAGAGACCTGGCAATGTATTTATGATATCATATTTTGGTTAACTTCATCAATAAATCTATCCTTCACAGATCTTAGGTTTAAATTGGCCAAAACTGTCTCTAAAATAGTCCTTTTCATATCTAACTCAAATCCAACATCTGCAGAAATGATAGTTGAAGACTGCGTTGAAGATACGGAAAAAATGATACAGACTAACACAAATGATTCTATGGATGCTGAACGATTGCATACGCTTTTATTAGTGCTCGCAGAGTTTTGTCGGAACAAGCTATTGACCGTAAGTCAAATCGAGGCATTTACATCTAATATACTCCCAACTGTTAGCaaatttcaacaaaagagaatgatGAGTACTCAAGGACATCAAATTAGGGACGCAGGCAACTTTTTCTGTTGGAGTTTATCAAGAGATTATACAAATATCCCGTTACCTTGTTTAGAGGAAATGTTTTTAAGCTTGCTATTTACGGCTAATTTCGATCACTCTCCTCTAATTAGAAAATCTGCAATGGCTGCCTTACAGGAATGTTTGGGAAGGCAAGGAAATAAATTCTTAGATAATGTGGTTGTGGTCAGACTTGTAGAAATTCATCTAGGACAATTATCGAACGCAAGGCTTCTGTACCAACTTTTCAAGGACAAGTACTCTCAATATTGTGAGAAAATGGTGGAGTGGCTCGTGTTATTCACAATAGGCAAAGATTATGAATTTCAATTGGTAAAGTCAACTACAGATCTTCTTTCAACTATGATATCAGAGTTTAAAGACGATGAATTCAATAAATTAGTCAATAAATTCAACTTAAAATTGGCCGAGTTAGGATTGCGGAATCGCGATACAGACATATGTGCAAGATCTTCCTATTTGAATTTCAAAATTGGATGTCAAACGTTAACAATTCAAAAAGATATTCTTGACGTATTACATAAATACAGTATTCCAAAGGTTTGGAACGAACAGGTATCTTTCCAAGCCCTTTCTGAGCTATATGGTTTACTATCACTGGCAAAAAGAGGCCATCCCCTTTCAAAAGATCTAGCAGAAAGAGTGTTCATGATAGTAAGGAACGTGAAATCTAATGATTATAACCACCAAGATATATCCAATCTATTCAATGAACTAGTGTTCCATATCTCCAAACACGATGAATGCTTTTTAGATGATGAGACAAAGCAATTCTTTTGGAAGACGTTTGataatcttttcaaatttgaacAGCCTCTTGTCTGTTCTGCAGCACCATTCTTGTACGAACACCAATTCATTTCCCTCTTCTATGATGTTGTACCGAAAATTTCGTGTGAATTCAAAGGTAAAATGATTAATTCACTCTCGGAGGCCCTTCCATCTTATGAAATTAACGACGATTTAAAACAGTTTTTAAAAGATGTTCTATTATTCTTGGAAGATTATACCACAACAAACCAGGGAGATGTCGGAAGAATTACGAGACTTTCCACCATAAATTTAATTGCCAAGCATATGGAGTTGTTCCAGGATGCAGCTTTCAGCGAAATTCTCCAGGTCAATTTGCTAAGATTAATGGGAGAACCTGCTACAGAATTGAGAGAAAAGTCATTTGAATTACTGTGTAGGTTTGAAAATGTCCATTTCCCAGATATGCCCTTTGATTCTAAAATTATTGCGCTGTATCATAACTTCTACAAATGGAACAGGGAGTTTTGGAAAggatatttcttttctgcaGGCGCTATACACTCGACAGATAAACAAATTTCATCAGCTGTTGATCAATTGATGGCTTACTATATAACtcttgatgaagaggaaagaTTAAGAACTGTCAATGAATTTGTTCGTATAATTCCTTCTGCTAGTGAATTAAAGGAACTCCAGGAAAATAACTCCAAAAAGAATCTAGTGGGTGCCATACGAAAGGATGGAACAAAAACCATATTGACATTTATGAATGGCTGGTGTAGACTGTTAGAATCTGGACTGGAGTTACCTAATGATTTCTCCAGTGGGGGATTTTTCGCCCGGGTTTACAATTTACAGCTAGCTGCTAAATCTGTTTCAATAACCACatattctttcaaactTCTTACATCACTAGTTTGCAATCAACTGTTGAATGAGACACAAGCTTCTAAACAGTTAGCTAACAGTTTGATAGGTATTTTCTTAAAGGGTTTTACTAAAATGAAGCACAAAACcactttttcaaatacCCAAAAGGTTGCTTTAGAGTTACTTATCCAGATTTACATGTGTTCTAATAAAACAGAGAGTATTgctttgttgaaggatAACTCCGAATCACCACAGCAGTTGTGCACTCTAGACCACACTTTGCTCTTTCTCTAA
- the MEK1 gene encoding serine/threonine protein kinase MEK1: MDNVLGLLEVQYAEDGESCSEFILNHFPIETNSVLRLGRNTQECVYSVDHPSVSSVHCILWGIRFDPESIPLCYIKDVSLNGTTVNGEELERDVPYLLGNQDLIELPNGVSFKFSSVKSETMSQFLAGLRVQMKWNTWEIVPRIVGSGTFGHVLVAKKKHEQKKSSSATTKKPPSYAVKIINTSKTRMVKEASILEKLDHPNIIKIHQSCVDSVGNIYIFQDLISGGDLFSYLAKGDCLVPISETESLIITYQILLALKFLHSNGIVHRDLKLDNILLHTPEPCTKVVLADFGIAKELSQCTKERMHTVVGTPEYCAPEVGFKADRNVYRSFSRTATLDPENIGYDSKCDIWSLGVITHIMLTGISPFYGDGSEGSIVRSVRSGHLNFSAKQWIPITDSAKSFVRKCLQVSTQQRCNVKEALHQIWIEKHTSQLERIYRKKVLQGSSEPIKVDENMDIFASTKHKLPKSVKLSPEKNPSKRLKLFSNKM; the protein is encoded by the coding sequence ATGGATAATGTGTTGGGGCTTTTGGAGGTGCAGTATGCTGAAGATGGAGAGAGTTGTTCGGAGTTCATACTGAATCATTTCCCGATAGAGACCAATTCGGTGCTAAGATTGGGTCGTAACACACAGGAGTGTGTGTATTCAGTGGACCATCCATCTGTGTCGAGCGTTCATTGTATTCTATGGGGGATACGGTTCGATCCCGAGAGTATTCCGTTGTGCTACATCAAGGATGTGTCTTTGAATGGGACAACGGTGAATGGAGAGGAGTTGGAAAGAGATGTGCCTTATTTGTTGGGCAACCAGGATTTGATTGAGCTTCCTAATGGTGTAAGTTTTAAGTTTTCTTCGGTCAAGAGTGAGACTATGTCGCAGTTTTTGGCCGGGCTCAGGGTGCAGATGAAGTGGAATACGTGGGAGATAGTTCCGCGAATTGTGGGTTCTGGGACGTTTGGACATGTGCTAGtggcaaagaaaaagcaCGAGCAGAAAAAGAGTAGCAGCGCAACAACCAAAAAGCCGCCTTCGTACGCCGTGAAAATCATCAACACTTCCAAGACCCGCATGGTGAAAGAGGCATCGATACTTGAGAAGTTGGACCACCCAAATATCATCAAAATACATCAATCGTGCGTGGATTCTGTTGGAAACATATACATTTTCCAGGACTTGATATCTGGCGGGGACCTTTTCTCGTATTTGGCCAAGGGTGACTGTTTGGTTCCGATTTCTGAAACCGAGTCGTTAATCATAACGTACCAAATTTTGCTAGCCTTGAAGTTCCTACATTCAAATGGCATTGTGCACAGGGATTTGAAGCTAGACAATATCCTATTGCATACCCCTGAACCTTGTACCAAAGTCGTTTTGGCCGATTTCGGTATTGCAAAAGAGCTGTCGCAATGCACCAAGGAGAGAATGCACACCGTAGTTGGAACACCAGAGTACTGTGCTCCAGAAGTGGGATTCAAAGCGGATCGTAACGTGTACCGCTCCTTCAGCCGGACAGCAACGTTGGACCCAGAAAATATTGGCTACGATTCAAAATGCGATATTTGGTCCCTTGGTGTTATAACGCATATAATGTTGACCGGCATATCGCCGTTTTATGGCGATGGTTCCGAGGGAAGTATAGTGAGAAGCGTTCGCAGTGGACACCTCAATTTTAGTGCAAAACAATGGATCCCCATCACAGACTCAGCCAAGAGCTTCGTAAGAAAATGTCTTCAAGTTTCCACCCAGCAAAGATGCAACGTGAAAGAAGCATTGCATCAAATTTGGATAGAAAAACACACTAGCCAACTAGAGAGAATCTACAGAAAGAAGGTACTACAAGGCAGCTCAGAGCCCATTAAAGTCGACGAAAACATGGATATCTTTGCCTCAACGAAACATAAACTGCCGAAAAGTGTCAAACTTTCTCCAGAAAAAAATCCAAGCAAACGATTGAAGcttttttcaaataagATGTGA
- the LEU4 gene encoding 2-isopropylmalate synthase, with amino-acid sequence MLFKNTVVRLAQAGNKVIPPVKLGYKNMLKDPSVKYRPYPQIELKNRQWPSKTITKAPRWLSTDLRDGNQSLPDPMSVEQKKEYFHKLVEIGFKEIEVSFPSASQTDFDFTRYAVENAPEDVSIQCLVQSREHLIRRTVEALSGAKRATIHTYLATSDMFRDIVFNMSQEEAVKKAVEATKLVRSLTKDDPAQSATRWSYQFSPECFSDTPVEFAVEICEAVKAAWEPTEDNPIIFNLPATVEVATPNIYADQIEYFATHISEREKVCISTHTHNDRGCGVAASELGMLAGADRVEGCLFGNGERTGNVDLVTVALNMYTQGVSPNLDFSDINSVIEVVERCNKIPVSPRAPYGGDLVVCAFSGSHQDAIKKGFNLQEKRRAEGDQRWRIPYLPLDPKDIGRDYEAVIRVNSQSGKGGAAWIVLRSLGLDLPRNMQIEFSAMVQEKADSLGRELKAEEIVDTFKHQYNFDGSASTISLLEYTVTKLAGDQRTLVGQVDINGQVVDIEGFGNGPISSLVDALSNLLNVKLGVANYTEHSLGSGTSTQAASYVHIAYRREVDNERAFHWGVGVSEDVSDASARAIVAAVNKLIQKGEISLPSFESSAKASA; translated from the coding sequence ATGCTTTTCAAGAATACGGTTGTGCGGTTGGCACAGGCTGGGAACAAGGTGATTCCCCCAGTAAAGCTAGGGTATAAGAACATGCTCAAGGATCCATCGGTCAAATATAGACCATATCCACAAATCGAGTTGAAAAACAGGCAGTGGCCTTCGAAAACGATCACGAAGGCGCCAAGATGGCTTTCGACGGATTTGAGAGACGGAAATCAGTCATTGCCGGATCCAATGTCTGTTgagcagaagaaagagtacTTCCACAAGCTAGTGGAGATTGGATTCAAGGAAATCGAGGTATCGTTCCCATCGGCATCGCAAACGGACTTTGATTTCACGAGGTACGCTGTGGAGAATGCGCCAGAAGACGTGTCGATCCAGTGTCTAGTGCAGTCAAGGGAACATTTGATTAGAAGAACGGTAGAGGCTTTGAGCGGTGCCAAGAGGGCTACCATCCACACATATCTAGCGACCTCAGACATGTTCCGTGatattgttttcaacatgTCGCAAGAGGAGGCTGTGAAGAAGGCCGTGGAGGCTACGAAGTTGGTCAGAAGTCTAACGAAGGACGATCCGGCACAGAGTGCCACGCGTTGGTCTTACCAGTTTTCTCCAGAGTGTTTCAGCGATACCCCAGTAGAGTTTGCTGTTGAGATCTGTGAAGCCGTCAAGGCTGCATGGGAGCCTACGGAGGACAACCCAATCATCTTCAACTTGCCAGCCACCGTCGAAGTCGCAACTCCAAACATCTACGCTGACCAAATCGAATACTTTGCAACGCATATCTCGGAACGTGAAAAGGTCTGCATATCCACTCACACTCACAACGACCGTGGCTGTGGTGTCGCCGCCTCAGAACTAGGTATGTTGGCTGGTGCCGACCGTGTTGAAGGTTGTTTGTTCGGTAACGGTGAACGTACCGGTAATGTCGATTTGGTTACCGTTGCTTTGAACATGTACACGCAAGGTGTTTCCCCAAATCTCGATTTCTCAGATATCAACTCTGTCATTGAAGTGGTGGAAAGATGTAACAAGATCCCAGTGTCCCCAAGAGCTCCTTACGGTGGTGACTTGGTCGTCTGCGCCTTCAGTGGTTCCCATCAAGACGCTATCAAGAAGGGCTTCAACTTGCAAGAAAAGAGACGTGCCGAGGGCGACCAACGCTGGAGAATCCCATACCTCCCATTGGATCCAAAGGATATCGGCAGAGACTACGAAGCTGTCATCCGTGTCAACTCCCAATCCGGTAAGGGTGGTGCTGCATGGATCGTCCTAAGATCTTTGGGCCTCGACTTGCCAAGAAACATGCAAATTGAGTTCTCCGCAATGGTGCAAGAAAAGGCCGATTCTCTAGGAAGAGAACTTAAGGCCGAAGAAATTGTGGACACTTTCAAGCATCAATACAACTTCGACGGTTCCGCATCAACGATCTCCTTGTTGGAATACACAGTTACTAAGCTCGCTGGCGACCAGAGAACTTTGGTGGGTCAAGTGGACATCAACGGCCAAGTGGTTGACATCGAAGGTTTCGGTAACGGTCCAATCTCCTCCCTTGTCGATGCCTTGTCCAACTTGTTAAACGTCAAACTCGGTGTCGCTAACTACACTGAGCACTCTTTGGGTTCTGGTACCTCTACCCAGGCCGCTTCTTATGTACACATTGCTTACAGAAGAGAAGTCGACAATGAAAGAGCCTTCCATTGGGGTGTCGGTGTCTCTGAGGATGTCTCAGATGCATCTGCTAGAGCAATTGTAGCTGCTGTCAACAAATTGATTCAAAAGGGCGAAATATCTTTGCCCTCGTTCGAATCCTCTGCAAAGGCTTCTGCTTAA
- the INP53 gene encoding inositol polyphosphate 5-phosphatase → MVPKSYLKQRSFDRLSKLDIHGFIGLIELEGSIFIGTITGKSKVASPIPGETVNKIYGVDFFCLDNGRWDFVDLDSNGFPIIPEDEFVSSSSIQQQQQQQHPCHDIKKLLSNGSFYYSSDFDLTSLLQSRGLSEHSLSFDNYQEEYMWNSFLMQEIITFRNHLDDKAKQIMDDEGFLTTVIRGFAETFPSYIGRMPVNLTMISKQSWKRAGTRYNVRGIDDEANVANFCETEFVMYSEEYCFAVTEIRGSVPIFWEQDTALLNPKVTITRSVEATQATFDEHFQKLIQKYGPVHVVNLLSTKSSEIELTKRYREHFQRSKRLKLNSDVFLTEFDFHKETKEEGFAAASKIMPLIERSILENGYFSYDVKEKKQLSEQNGVFRTNCLDCLDRTNLIQQFISRYTFILFLEDFNLIKPKLPMIEEYDWYQKHNNIWADHGDAVSQIYTGTNALKSSFSRKGKMSFAGALSDATKSVSRMYINNFMDKNKQMNIDALLGRLPHQHAVELYDPINDYVNESLRKQEASFTTSSSIKILCGTFNVNGLTKTADLSAWLYPIGERYLPDIVVLGLQEVIELNASSILNVDTTKSKFWKDLVSDCLNKHEKYIMLRAEQMSSLVILFFVKADKVGNVKRVEGSSKKTGLGGMTGNKGAVAIRFEYGSTSFCFVNAHLSAGVNNIEERKGDYESITKGISFSRSKKIEHHHSIFWLGDLNYRIELPNEKVRSLLATPGDENLEKLLSRDQLTAEMANESVFKGFMEPSIQFRPTYKYDHGTDRYDTSEKARIPSWTDRILYKGDNLVPMAYSDAALNLSDHKPVYAAYKAKVKFIDEEAKLQMTKKLYMEYKQSHPQDSGSINSALLDIELDNAKDKPKPVISKDMNLLDLDLQFGSTGTNHSRAPVDRPMSPSSISSSSLSSLSLNSPPVGPTSRRTETTKPLSPAPRVQSEPIRRVPPPLPPKKTATTVPTALPTAAAAAAAAPSTAETVSRTSTPSQGSERKTTLAPPPPPSRKPHPPPGFSDVVLTPKGSSREATTSPVHAINSGNSLNSRNGSINNNIHGAAAHGPAAHGHARSDSNSSNHKKEKPAVPSKKPELAMSLDSWKPLQPK, encoded by the coding sequence ATGGTTCCCAAAAGCTACTTGAAGCAGAGAAGCTTTGACAGATTGAGCAAGCTTGATATCCATGGTTTTATTGGGTTGATTGAGCTTGAAGGCAGTATATTTATTGGTACTATCACTGGTAAGTCGAAGGTCGCTAGTCCAATTCCTGGAGAGACCgtgaataaaatatacGGTGTCGATTTCTTCTGTTTGGACAATGGTCGGTGGGATTTTGTTGATTTGGACTCTAATGGGTTTCCAATAATTCCCGAGGACGAATTCGTTAGTTCGTCGTcaattcaacaacaacaacagcagcaacaccCTTGTCACgatatcaagaaattaTTGTCTAATGGGTCATTTTACTACAGTTCAGACTTTGATCTGACCTCTCTACTGCAATCCAGAGGTCTCAGCGAGCATTCCTTGTCATTCGATAATTACCAGGAAGAATACATGTGGAACTCTTTCTTAATGCAAGAAATCATTACTTTCAGAAATCACTTGGATGACAAGGCGAAGCAGATCATGGATGATGAAGGGTTCTTGACTACTGTGATTAGAGGTTTCGCGGAAACTTTCCCCTCTTATATCGGCAGAATGCCTGTCAATTTAACGATGATTTCCAAACAATCTTGGAAAAGAGCGGGAACAAGATATAATGTCAGAGgtattgatgatgaagctAATGTCGCAAACTTTTGTGAAACGGAATTCGTCATGTATTCGGAGGAGTATTGTTTTGCTGTGACGGAGATTAGAGGGAGTGTGCCTATATTTTGGGAACAAGATACGGCTCTTCTAAACCCTAAAGTCACTATTACAAGATCTGTAGAAGCAACACAGGCTACGTTTGATGAACACTTCCAAAAACTAATTCAAAAATACGGACCAGTTCACGTTGTTAACCTACTTTCTACGAAATCATCAGAAATTGAGCTAACGAAAAGGTACAGAGAACATTTCCAACGCTCGAAGAGACTTAAACTCAACTCTGATGTATTTTTGACAGAATTTGACTTCCATAAAGAAACGAAGGAAGAAGGGTTTGCCGCCGCCTCCAAGATCATGCCCCTTATAGAGCGTTCCATTCTCGAAAATGGTTATTTCTCCTATGAtgtgaaagagaaaaaacaaCTCTCTGAACAGAACGGGGTGTTTAGAACAAATTGTTTGGATTGTTTAGATAGGACAAACTTGATCCAACAGTTTATTTCCAGATACACTTTCATCCTGTTCTTGGAAGACTTCAATTTAATAAAACCTAAATTGCCAATGATAGAAGAATATGACTGGTATCAAAAACATAACAACATATGGGCCGACCACGGTGATGCTGTTTCGCAAATTTACACAGGTACGAATGCATTAAAGTCCTCTTTCTCACGTAAAGGTAAGATGTCCTTTGCAGGTGCACTTTCTGATGCTACCAAGTCAGTCAGCAGAATGTACATCAACAATTTCATGGATAAAAACAAGCAAATGAATATCGACGCTTTACTTGGTCGTCTACCTCATCAGCATGCTGTGGAGTTGTATGATCCAATCAACGATTACGTCAATGAGTCCCTGAGGAAGCAAGAAGCAAGCTTTACGACCTCAAGCAGTATCAAAATTCTATGTGGAACCTTCAATGTGAACGGGCTAACCAAAACTGCGGATTTATCTGCATGGTTATATCCAATCGGGGAACGTTACCTTCCTGatattgttgttcttgGGTTACAAGAAGTCATTGAATTGAATGCTTCCTCTATTTTGAATGTGGACACCACCAAATCCAAATTCTGGAAGGACTTAGTCAGTGACTGTCTAAACAAACACGAAAAGTACATTATGTTGAGAGCAGAACAAATGTCATCTTTGGTAATCCTTTTCTTCGTTAAAGCTGATAAAGTCGGAAACGTGAAACGTGTTGAAGGTTCTTCGAAGAAAACTGGTTTAGGAGGTATGACTGGTAATAAAGGTGCCGTTGCCATTAGATTTGAATACGGCAGCACTTCGTTTTGTTTCGTGAATGCCCATTTATCTGCTGGTGTAAATAACATTGAAGAACGTAAAGGTGATTATGAAAGTATCACCAAGGGCATAAGTTTCAGCAGATCAAAGAAGATAGAACATCATCACTCCATCTTCTGGTTAGGTGACTTGAATTATAGAATAGAATTACCTAACGAAAAAGTGAGAAGTCTCTTAGCTACTCCAGGAGATGAAAACCTCGAAAAGCTATTGTCCAGAGACCAGTTAACTGCAGAAATGGCAAATGAATCTGTTTTCAAAGGATTCATGGAACCTTCTATACAGTTCAGACCAACCTATAAATATGACCATGGCACCGACAGATATGACACATCGGAAAAGGCCAGAATTCCATCTTGGACGGACAGAATCTTATACAAAGGTGATAACCTTGTCCCAATGGCATACAGTGATGCAGCACTTAACCTAAGCGATCACAAACCAGTGTATGCAGCCTACAAAGCTAAGGTGAAGTTCATAGACGAGGAGGCAAAGTTACAGATGACCAAGAAGCTCTACATGGAATACAAACAATCACACCCACAGGACTCTGGATCAATCAACAGCGCATTGCTTGACATTGAACTCGACAATGCTAAGGACAAACCTAAACCAGTAATCTCCAAAGATATgaatcttcttgatctaGATCTCCAATTCGGATCAACAGGAACAAACCATAGTCGTGCGCCCGTCGATAGACCAATGTCGCCTTCATCCATCTCATCATCCTCTCTGAGTAGCCTGTCGTTGAATAGTCCACCAGTCGGCCcaacttcaagaaggaCGGAAACCACCAAACCTCTGTCACCAGCTCCAAGAGTCCAATCTGAACCTATAAGAAGGGTACCGCCTCCTCTACCACCTAAGAAGACTGCAACCACCGTGCCTACTGCTCTaccaacagcagcagcagcagcagcagccgcACCATCCACAGCCGAAACGGTGTCGCGTACAAGCACCCCATCTCAAGGATcagaaagaaagacaaCTTTGGCACCACCTCCACCACCTTCAAGAAAACCACATCCTCCACCAGGTTTCTCCGATGTGGTACTAACTCCAAAGGGTTCCAGCCGTGAAGCAACCACATCGCCTGTTCATGCAATCAACAGCGGCAATAGCCTCAACAGTAGGAACGGTTCCATCAATAACAATATCCatggagcagcagcacaCGGCCCAGCAGCCCACGGCCATGCCAGAAGCGATAGCAATAGCAGCAACCataaaaaagagaaaccCGCTGTGCCTTCTAAGAAGCCCGAACTCGCAATGTCTCTGGACTCTTGGAAACCTCTGCAACCAAAATAA
- the YAF9 gene encoding YEATS domain-containing protein YAF9, with product MPSQPLTKRIKTLSVTRPIIYGNTAKKMGDNIPANAPKDHTHVWTIFVADPRGEDISYFVKKVVFKLHETYPNPVRVVESPPFELTETGWGEFEINIKIYFADISNEKTLSFYHHLRLHPYINTETKEIERTNDGSTVGEDEVKAVYFDEIVFNEPTEQFFQVLMTKPGNMLPSNKTPQCVFSKQLEREEIDRIRIGQSKIEEEIQKYEKMIKDAIGNNATSAT from the coding sequence ATGCCATCTCAGCCGTTGACTAAACGAATCAAGACACTTTCGGTGACTAGGCCCATCATCTATGGCAACACAGCCAAGAAGATGGGGGATAATATACCTGCAAATGCTCCCAAGGACCATACGCACGTGTGGACGATATTTGTCGCTGATCCAAGAGGTGAAGATATATCATATTTCGTGAAGAAAGTGGTATTCAAGTTGCACGAAACGTATCCCAATCCTGTACGAGTGGTAGAGTCTCCGCCATTTGAGCTCACGGAAACTGGGTGGGGTGAGTTTGAAATCAACATCAAGATCTACTTCGCAGATATATCTAACGAGAAGACGTTGAGTTTCTACCATCATTTGCGGTTGCATCCTTACATAAATACGGAAACCAAAGAGATTGAACGTACAAACGATGGGTCCACTGTGGGAGAAGACGAGGTCAAGGCGGTGTATTTCGATGAGATTGTGTTTAACGAACCAACTGAGCAGTTTTTCCAAGTGCTCATGACTAAGCCGGGCAATATGCTTCCTTCTAACAAGACACCACAATGCGTGTTCTCTAAACAGTTGGAGCGAGAAGAAATTGACCGTATTCGTATCGGTCAAAGTAAGATCGAAGAAGAGATACAAAAGTATGAAAAGATGATTAAGGATGCAATTGGTAATAATGCTACTTCTGCTACATGA